A portion of the Methanococcus voltae genome contains these proteins:
- a CDS encoding 4Fe-4S dicluster domain-containing protein, translated as MSNPYPVINTLECKACERCIIACPKDVLYMSEEFNERGYHFVKYTGEGCTGCANCYYTCPEPLAIEVHIPLKCKK; from the coding sequence ATGAGTAATCCATACCCTGTTATAAATACATTAGAATGTAAAGCGTGCGAAAGATGTATCATCGCTTGTCCAAAAGACGTACTTTACATGAGCGAAGAGTTCAACGAAAGAGGCTACCATTTTGTAAAATACACTGGCGAAGGTTGCACAGGTTGTGCTAACTGTTACTACACATGCCCAGAGCCTTTAGCAATTGAAGTGCACATACCACTTAAATGTAAAAAATAA
- a CDS encoding helix-turn-helix domain-containing protein, with amino-acid sequence MKSNIKDIILRIIEFRDITGISIDEMAEYLHITSEQYRAYENGDADIPASMLCEIAHKFNVDLSLLLTGKDTKMHIFSVTRKNQGVIVNRRKEYKYENLASNLTHKKAEPFIVTVDPREDGTRPSDNSHLGQEFIYVLEGVLKVYINNNEIVLNEGDSMFFDSTYEHAMEALEGKQAKFLDLLV; translated from the coding sequence ATGAAAAGCAATATTAAAGATATTATTTTAAGGATTATTGAGTTTAGAGATATTACAGGAATTAGCATTGATGAAATGGCAGAATATTTGCATATAACTTCAGAACAGTATCGTGCCTACGAAAATGGCGACGCTGACATACCAGCGAGCATGCTATGCGAAATAGCACATAAGTTTAATGTAGATTTAAGTCTACTACTGACTGGTAAGGATACGAAAATGCACATATTTTCCGTAACACGTAAGAATCAAGGCGTAATAGTAAATAGGCGTAAAGAATACAAATACGAGAATTTAGCATCTAATTTAACACATAAAAAAGCAGAACCGTTCATAGTAACTGTAGATCCGCGAGAAGACGGCACAAGACCATCAGATAACTCACATTTGGGTCAGGAATTTATCTACGTACTTGAGGGTGTGCTTAAAGTTTACATTAATAATAATGAAATTGTATTAAATGAAGGCGATTCAATGTTCTTTGATTCAACATATGAACACGCAATGGAAGCTTTAGAAGGTAAACAAGCTAAATTTTTAGATTTACTTGTATAA
- a CDS encoding FmdE family protein, protein MDEIYQKVLEFHGHECPGIATGYRVAKYVLENFSKESEDEELVAIVENNACGVDAIQVMLSCTFGKGNIKFVDHGKMAFTFYCRETGKGLRIYVKGVESDEERKKYSYYLGRELNEQEAKELAEFRKDVIARILKAETDEIFNIEEVTIKEPKKARIYNSLVCENCGEYFMEIKGRTIDGKVVCKDCFNKIVHMEQ, encoded by the coding sequence ATGGACGAAATATACCAAAAAGTTTTAGAATTCCACGGTCACGAATGTCCGGGAATTGCTACAGGATATAGGGTAGCAAAATACGTATTGGAAAACTTCAGTAAAGAATCTGAAGACGAAGAGTTAGTTGCTATTGTTGAAAATAACGCTTGTGGTGTAGATGCTATCCAAGTAATGCTTAGCTGTACCTTTGGGAAAGGTAACATTAAGTTTGTAGACCACGGTAAAATGGCATTTACATTTTACTGCAGAGAAACTGGTAAAGGTTTAAGAATATACGTCAAAGGCGTTGAAAGCGATGAAGAAAGAAAAAAATATAGTTACTATCTTGGAAGAGAATTGAATGAGCAAGAAGCTAAAGAATTAGCAGAATTTAGAAAAGATGTTATTGCAAGAATTCTTAAAGCTGAAACTGATGAAATCTTTAATATTGAAGAAGTAACAATTAAAGAACCTAAAAAAGCAAGAATATACAACTCTTTAGTATGTGAAAACTGTGGTGAATACTTTATGGAAATTAAAGGAAGAACCATTGACGGTAAAGTAGTATGTAAAGATTGCTTTAATAAAATAGTACATATGGAACAATAA
- a CDS encoding 3-methyl-2-oxobutanoate dehydrogenase subunit VorB: protein MATQLIKGNTAVIIGAMYAGCDCYFGYPITPASEILHEASKYFPMVGRKFVQAESEEAAINMVYGAASTGHRVLTASSGPGISLKQEGVSFLAGAELPCVIVDIMRAGPGLGNIGPEQGDYNQVVKGGGHGNYRNIVLAPNSVQEMCDFTMKAFELSTKYKNPVVVLADGVLGQMVEPLQFPETAVEPKIDKSWAVCGTEDTMDNLVTSIFLDFDQLEEFNYKLQEKYTKVEANEVLYDEYMVEDAEIILVSYGISSRIAKSAVDTARQEGLKVGLFRPISLYPFPKDRLKELADREEFETRFISVEMSNGQMMEDIKLAIECNKPVSLVNSMGGKLMDIEKIMVEIRK from the coding sequence ATGGCTACTCAATTAATAAAAGGAAACACAGCAGTAATTATCGGGGCTATGTACGCAGGATGTGACTGTTATTTTGGATACCCAATCACTCCAGCAAGTGAAATATTACACGAAGCTTCAAAATACTTCCCAATGGTAGGAAGAAAGTTCGTACAAGCTGAATCAGAAGAAGCGGCTATTAACATGGTTTATGGTGCAGCTTCAACAGGACACAGAGTCCTTACAGCTTCATCAGGTCCGGGTATCAGTTTAAAACAAGAAGGGGTCTCATTCTTAGCCGGTGCGGAACTTCCTTGCGTTATCGTGGATATTATGAGGGCAGGACCTGGTTTAGGAAACATTGGTCCAGAACAAGGTGATTACAACCAGGTTGTTAAAGGTGGCGGTCACGGAAACTATAGAAACATAGTATTGGCACCAAATTCAGTTCAGGAAATGTGCGACTTTACAATGAAAGCATTCGAATTATCAACAAAATACAAAAATCCAGTTGTAGTTTTAGCAGATGGTGTTTTAGGTCAAATGGTTGAGCCGTTACAATTCCCTGAAACAGCAGTTGAGCCAAAAATAGATAAATCCTGGGCAGTATGTGGAACAGAAGATACAATGGATAATTTAGTAACTTCAATTTTCTTAGATTTTGATCAGTTGGAAGAATTTAACTACAAATTACAAGAAAAATACACTAAAGTAGAGGCTAACGAAGTACTTTACGACGAATATATGGTTGAAGATGCTGAAATTATTTTAGTATCTTACGGAATCAGCAGTAGAATCGCGAAAAGTGCTGTAGATACTGCAAGACAGGAAGGTTTAAAAGTAGGATTATTTAGGCCTATTTCATTATATCCATTCCCAAAAGATAGATTAAAAGAATTAGCAGATAGAGAAGAGTTTGAAACAAGATTTATTTCAGTTGAAATGAGTAACGGACAAATGATGGAAGATATAAAACTTGCTATTGAATGCAATAAACCAGTATCTTTAGTTAACAGCATGGGCGGTAAATTAATGGATATTGAAAAAATAATGGTAGAAATTAGGAAATAA
- a CDS encoding class III signal peptide-containing protein, with amino-acid sequence MKLNLLKKSKKGQISLELILLLLVILLSASILAYIFLNDVAESSGILSNIDILGGYSTGDVQNATNKTVLGPLVGNVRIGACWIYDPSNPQTAYESGFMAVDTNGVAYTLNSDGLVQSNGTIQPELIGNDTSVPGSTGVVYRLHNIKYFMVKPIDNVNQPLPQANYVLKLNNTDLVDDYGTNRYLATAINEDGTVDVKIYPQYGVYIYTLPHDFYGSLLFYET; translated from the coding sequence TTGAAACTAAATCTATTAAAAAAATCCAAAAAGGGGCAAATATCTTTGGAGTTAATACTGCTACTATTGGTCATATTACTTTCTGCATCAATTTTGGCATATATATTTTTAAATGACGTTGCCGAAAGCTCGGGAATTTTAAGCAATATTGATATTTTAGGTGGTTATTCAACCGGAGACGTTCAAAATGCTACAAATAAAACCGTTTTGGGTCCCTTAGTTGGTAATGTGCGTATAGGTGCGTGTTGGATTTACGACCCTTCGAACCCACAAACTGCTTATGAATCGGGTTTTATGGCCGTAGATACAAACGGTGTTGCATATACATTAAATAGTGATGGTTTAGTCCAGAGTAACGGAACCATTCAGCCGGAATTAATAGGAAACGATACAAGTGTTCCGGGCAGTACGGGTGTAGTTTACAGATTGCATAATATTAAATATTTCATGGTAAAACCAATAGATAACGTTAATCAACCATTACCTCAAGCTAATTATGTGTTAAAATTAAATAACACGGATTTAGTCGACGATTATGGTACAAATAGGTATTTAGCCACTGCAATAAACGAAGATGGTACGGTGGATGTTAAAATATACCCGCAATACGGTGTTTATATTTACACACTACCGCACGACTTTTATGGTTCGCTACTATTCTATGAAACTTAA
- a CDS encoding AMP-binding protein, protein MVSLLKEYVNKLDFESYEDFKENFKINVPENFNFAYDIVDRYAKEHPDKKALVWCNDEGVEKIYTFADIKKYSDKTANFFLSKGIKKGDVVMLTLKSRYEFWFCILALHKIGAVALPATHMLTTRDIVYRVEEAQMKMVVCIDDESVLQYVDEAYNEVSDDLKFQRVSVGDKDVENWLNFREEFEKTSEDFVRPKDCETENGDTMVGYFSSGTSGFPKLIKHDYLYPLGHILTSKFWQNVQEDGLHYTVADTGWAKCLWGKLYGQWICGSAVFVYDYERFDAKHMLDKASKHGVTTFCAPPTVYRFLIKEDLTKYNFSTLKYAVTAGEPLNPEVYNKFYEYTGLKLMEGFGQTELVAVIANFPGMEPKPGSMGKTSPMYNIKLLNYAGEECDIGEEGEIVVLTDRENKPVGMFSGYHDEEKTNAAWYDGVYHTGDTAWKDEDGYLWFVGRTDDIIKSSGYKIGPFEVESALMTHPAVLECAITGVPHPVRGQVVKATIVLAKDYTASDDLMKELQNHVKSTTAPYKYPRIVEFVEELPKTISGKIRRNCIRHKDKDLCNE, encoded by the coding sequence ATGGTTTCATTATTAAAAGAATATGTAAACAAATTAGATTTTGAATCATACGAAGATTTTAAGGAAAATTTTAAAATAAACGTGCCAGAAAACTTTAATTTCGCATACGATATAGTAGATAGGTATGCAAAAGAACATCCTGATAAAAAAGCTTTAGTTTGGTGCAATGACGAAGGTGTCGAAAAAATATACACATTTGCGGACATAAAAAAGTACAGTGATAAAACAGCAAACTTTTTCTTGAGTAAAGGCATAAAAAAAGGTGACGTGGTAATGTTAACCTTAAAAAGCCGTTATGAGTTCTGGTTTTGTATACTAGCACTCCATAAAATAGGTGCAGTGGCATTGCCTGCTACACACATGTTAACAACAAGAGACATCGTATATAGGGTTGAAGAAGCTCAAATGAAGATGGTTGTTTGTATAGACGATGAAAGCGTTTTACAATACGTAGATGAAGCGTACAATGAAGTTAGCGACGATTTGAAGTTTCAGAGAGTTTCTGTTGGAGATAAAGATGTTGAAAACTGGCTTAATTTCAGAGAAGAATTTGAAAAAACTTCTGAAGATTTTGTTAGGCCAAAGGACTGTGAAACAGAAAACGGAGACACAATGGTAGGTTATTTCTCATCAGGTACATCAGGGTTCCCAAAATTAATAAAACACGATTATTTGTACCCCTTAGGTCATATATTGACTTCTAAATTCTGGCAAAATGTCCAAGAAGATGGTTTACACTATACCGTAGCAGATACTGGCTGGGCAAAGTGTTTATGGGGTAAACTCTACGGTCAATGGATATGCGGTTCAGCAGTATTTGTCTATGACTATGAGAGATTTGACGCTAAACACATGCTTGATAAAGCTTCAAAGCATGGTGTGACTACATTTTGTGCACCGCCTACGGTATACAGGTTTTTAATAAAAGAAGACCTTACAAAATATAATTTCTCAACTTTAAAATATGCCGTAACTGCAGGAGAGCCTTTAAACCCTGAAGTTTATAATAAGTTTTATGAATACACCGGTTTAAAATTGATGGAAGGATTTGGACAAACCGAATTAGTTGCAGTAATAGCTAATTTCCCAGGTATGGAGCCAAAACCTGGTTCTATGGGTAAAACATCACCTATGTACAATATAAAATTGTTAAACTATGCTGGAGAAGAATGTGACATCGGTGAAGAAGGAGAAATAGTAGTACTAACCGATAGAGAAAATAAACCTGTAGGGATGTTTTCAGGATACCACGATGAAGAAAAAACAAACGCAGCTTGGTATGACGGTGTGTACCATACCGGTGACACAGCTTGGAAGGATGAAGACGGTTATTTATGGTTTGTAGGTAGAACAGACGATATAATCAAAAGTTCAGGATATAAAATAGGTCCTTTCGAGGTAGAAAGTGCTTTAATGACACACCCTGCAGTTTTAGAGTGTGCAATAACCGGTGTACCTCACCCAGTTAGGGGGCAGGTTGTAAAAGCTACAATCGTTCTTGCAAAAGACTACACGGCTTCAGACGATTTGATGAAAGAATTGCAGAATCACGTTAAAAGTACGACCGCACCGTACAAATATCCAAGAATCGTTGAATTTGTGGAAGAATTGCCAAAAACAATAAGTGGAAAAATAAGAAGAAACTGTATAAGGCATAAAGACAAGGATTTATGCAACGAATAA
- a CDS encoding APC family permease, whose product MDKTTNKINNNTTTNGKKLGIFTLTGLIIGPLLGSGIVIMPPLVYETLGDYSVFGWIFMMILSGIFAYIASKLCILFPGDSGLADVVEYSFGKSFRNLTATYLIVSAFLGPVIILMVSGEYLSALISNWGLSLPPEFYALLLLSLAFITLLKDIAQVGKISTILSSIITVVLLAGGLFTIAFYRKDPVFVPTAITSYDIGHSFLIMFWSILGWEILGNYSLEVEHPKKIIPKSALLAVLIVSLVYVVVSFAIQTIDTNLVNPPNMVSMLSVILYPLFGDSANALLTITVTGLCFCSYMMIIGGVSRLITSQALNGAFPSFLCKPLSLRNETNVPVGGIGFLFIANIVTIGILAFNLLSLTDIITMTNAFLIGNALLSLLASIKVFKNSLPRFGAILISICFFIMLMYSSQWVLGILSLFLIVALINWYLDRKNN is encoded by the coding sequence ATGGATAAGACCACTAATAAAATTAATAATAATACCACTACAAACGGGAAAAAATTAGGAATTTTTACACTTACGGGACTTATTATAGGTCCATTACTAGGCTCGGGAATCGTAATAATGCCCCCATTAGTTTATGAAACACTCGGGGATTACTCCGTTTTTGGTTGGATATTTATGATGATACTAAGTGGAATTTTTGCATATATTGCAAGTAAATTATGTATATTATTCCCTGGAGACTCCGGTTTAGCGGATGTTGTTGAATATTCTTTTGGAAAATCATTTAGGAATTTAACAGCTACATATTTGATAGTTTCAGCATTTTTGGGACCTGTTATAATACTTATGGTTTCAGGCGAGTACCTATCAGCTTTAATTTCAAACTGGGGCTTGTCCCTACCACCTGAGTTTTATGCACTGTTATTGCTTTCTTTAGCGTTTATAACCCTTTTAAAAGATATTGCACAGGTCGGTAAGATTTCTACGATATTATCTAGTATTATAACTGTAGTATTGTTAGCAGGAGGGTTGTTCACAATTGCATTCTATCGAAAGGACCCAGTATTTGTACCTACAGCAATAACGAGCTATGATATAGGTCATTCGTTCTTAATAATGTTCTGGTCAATTTTAGGATGGGAAATTTTAGGAAATTATAGCTTAGAAGTAGAGCACCCTAAAAAAATAATACCAAAATCGGCTTTATTGGCGGTTTTAATTGTTTCATTAGTTTATGTCGTTGTTTCATTTGCGATACAAACCATAGACACGAATTTAGTAAATCCTCCAAATATGGTTTCTATGCTATCGGTGATTTTATATCCCCTATTCGGCGATAGTGCAAATGCTTTATTGACAATAACCGTTACAGGGCTTTGCTTCTGCTCATATATGATGATAATAGGTGGAGTTAGTAGATTAATAACTTCTCAAGCGTTAAATGGGGCTTTCCCTAGTTTTTTGTGCAAACCATTGTCCTTGCGGAATGAAACAAATGTCCCAGTAGGCGGTATTGGATTTTTGTTTATTGCGAATATAGTGACAATAGGAATACTTGCTTTCAATTTATTAAGCTTAACAGACATAATTACGATGACAAACGCCTTTTTAATTGGTAATGCCTTGTTGTCATTATTAGCATCTATAAAAGTATTTAAAAATAGCCTTCCACGATTTGGTGCAATATTAATTTCCATTTGCTTCTTTATTATGCTAATGTACTCATCGCAATGGGTTTTGGGTATTTTAAGCTTGTTTTTAATAGTTGCATTAATTAATTGGTATTTGGATAGAAAAAATAATTAA
- the bioB gene encoding biotin synthase BioB — MNKELKNENDDVENSEDVNGDIDISKLNIIDEELLNSSLEGISYKKSLELWDLDLDVLLNTTNNLKIICGNSKKPKMDLCSIINAKSGKCTQNCSFCAQSIHNTCEIDEYGLKTPREIVKNAKGMKQYCNRYSIVTSGKKVSDEEFETILETLVSIQKETGLKTCASLGILSKDQIKAFAENDIRLHNNLETSKEYFDKICTTHGYEDKYEVTKKAKKYGVSVCSGGIFGLGESKKDRHSMIYDLKELGVDSIALNLLNPIKGTKNYELIDNKVYTPIGVIEALKSIAIAKIIYPQSSVRLCGGREHVLRDLQNLAFYSLDGLMVGNYLTTDGQSPDKDIKMLKEMGFEI, encoded by the coding sequence ATGAATAAAGAACTAAAAAACGAAAATGATGACGTAGAAAATTCAGAAGATGTAAATGGGGATATAGATATTTCCAAATTAAATATAATTGACGAAGAACTTTTAAATTCCTCTTTAGAAGGTATTTCCTACAAAAAATCTTTAGAATTATGGGATTTAGATTTAGATGTGTTATTGAATACAACAAATAATTTAAAAATTATCTGTGGAAACAGTAAAAAGCCAAAAATGGATTTATGTTCGATAATAAATGCAAAATCTGGCAAATGTACACAAAATTGTTCATTTTGTGCTCAATCTATCCATAATACCTGTGAGATAGATGAATATGGATTAAAAACCCCTCGGGAAATAGTAAAAAACGCAAAAGGAATGAAACAATACTGTAACAGATACTCGATAGTTACGAGTGGTAAAAAGGTATCTGACGAAGAATTTGAAACAATTCTCGAAACATTAGTAAGCATACAGAAAGAAACAGGATTAAAAACTTGTGCGTCATTAGGTATACTCTCAAAAGATCAAATAAAAGCTTTTGCAGAAAACGATATACGATTACATAATAACTTAGAAACTTCAAAAGAGTACTTTGATAAAATTTGTACCACCCATGGCTATGAAGATAAGTACGAAGTTACGAAAAAAGCCAAAAAATACGGGGTTAGCGTATGTAGTGGCGGTATTTTTGGTCTTGGCGAATCTAAAAAGGATAGACATAGTATGATATATGATTTAAAGGAACTTGGTGTAGATAGTATAGCATTAAACTTGTTAAATCCTATTAAAGGTACTAAAAACTATGAATTAATAGATAATAAAGTTTATACGCCAATTGGGGTTATAGAAGCATTGAAATCCATTGCAATTGCGAAAATAATTTACCCGCAAAGTAGTGTAAGGCTATGTGGCGGTAGAGAACATGTCTTAAGAGATTTGCAAAATTTAGCATTTTATTCGCTTGACGGTCTTATGGTGGGTAATTATTTAACCACTGACGGTCAAAGTCCAGATAAGGATATAAAAATGTTAAAAGAAATGGGTTTTGAGATTTAA
- a CDS encoding DJ-1/PfpI/YhbO family deglycase/protease, translating to MTVLLVIAQKDFRDEELFEPLQVFQSKNNIATQVVSNELGEHVGMLGRKITTNKTIDDVKSSDYNAIVIVGGSGSRDYLWNNETLLKLINEFNDDKKVVSAICISPVVLAHAGVLNDKNATIFEDDESIEEMKKAGAKLSNDGVVVDGNIVTAKGPQVAKEFGEKVLELIENL from the coding sequence ATGACTGTATTACTAGTAATTGCACAAAAAGACTTTAGAGACGAAGAATTATTCGAACCGTTGCAAGTTTTCCAAAGTAAAAATAACATTGCTACACAAGTAGTTTCTAATGAATTAGGCGAACACGTGGGAATGTTGGGGCGTAAAATAACCACTAATAAAACAATTGATGATGTAAAATCGTCAGATTACAATGCAATCGTAATAGTGGGCGGTTCAGGTTCAAGAGACTATTTGTGGAACAATGAAACCCTTTTAAAACTTATAAATGAATTTAACGACGATAAAAAAGTTGTTTCAGCTATTTGTATTTCTCCGGTAGTATTGGCACATGCAGGCGTTTTAAACGATAAGAATGCAACTATTTTCGAAGATGATGAAAGTATCGAAGAGATGAAAAAAGCAGGGGCAAAATTATCAAATGATGGCGTTGTAGTTGACGGAAATATCGTAACTGCAAAAGGGCCTCAAGTTGCAAAAGAATTTGGAGAAAAGGTTCTCGAATTAATTGAAAATTTATAA
- a CDS encoding 2-oxoacid:acceptor oxidoreductase family protein: MKTNTENMCETPNEKVIRNPKGLLEEFPRKGGSAPTATHYCAGCGHGIIHKLIGEAMEELDIMDRCVMISPVGCAVFAYYYFNCGNIQVAHGRAPAVGTGVSRAQDNSIVLSYQGDGDLASIGLNETMQAANRGEKMAVFFVNNTVYGMTGGQMAPTTLIGEKTTTCLNGRDPDYTGYPIHMCELLNNLKAPVYIARVSVSDIRHIRKAKQSIKKALTIQKEGKGYSFIEILSPCPTNLKQNSKMAEEFINEQMEKEFPLGVYRDNYDEAVPYNRPESDFSTESLNNIFEVENGAENAIYDPEFNEKHVKIAGFGGQGVLSMGLTLAEAACSSRNNVSWYPSYGPEQRGGTSNCSVVISGKDIGSPVVYAPDLLVAFNRPSLESFAKDVKEGGIILCDENIGNINELNLEVPKDVKIISVPALKLAREMGNERAMNTVMLGVIMALNTTGLTKETFVSAIEKTFAKKPKLIPMNVNVLEAGEKWAKENLN, encoded by the coding sequence ATGAAGACAAACACAGAAAATATGTGCGAAACACCTAACGAAAAAGTAATAAGAAACCCAAAAGGGCTTTTAGAAGAATTCCCAAGAAAAGGCGGTTCAGCACCAACAGCAACCCACTACTGTGCAGGATGTGGTCACGGAATTATACATAAATTAATCGGCGAAGCAATGGAAGAACTAGATATAATGGACAGATGTGTAATGATTAGTCCTGTGGGCTGTGCTGTATTTGCCTATTATTATTTTAACTGCGGAAACATTCAAGTAGCACACGGTAGGGCTCCAGCAGTTGGTACGGGTGTATCAAGAGCTCAGGATAATTCCATCGTATTGTCCTATCAAGGAGATGGTGACCTTGCTTCAATCGGTTTAAACGAAACAATGCAAGCTGCAAATAGGGGCGAAAAGATGGCAGTATTTTTCGTAAACAACACTGTTTATGGAATGACTGGCGGTCAAATGGCACCAACAACTTTAATTGGAGAAAAAACAACCACCTGTTTAAACGGTAGGGATCCAGATTATACGGGATACCCAATTCACATGTGTGAATTATTAAATAATTTAAAAGCACCGGTTTATATTGCTAGAGTGTCCGTATCAGACATTAGACACATTAGGAAAGCAAAACAATCCATTAAAAAAGCTTTAACTATCCAAAAAGAAGGAAAAGGTTATTCATTCATTGAAATATTGAGCCCTTGTCCAACTAACTTAAAACAAAATAGTAAAATGGCAGAAGAATTTATAAACGAGCAAATGGAAAAAGAATTCCCATTGGGCGTATATAGGGATAACTACGATGAAGCAGTACCTTATAACAGACCAGAAAGTGATTTCTCAACTGAATCTTTGAATAACATATTTGAAGTTGAGAACGGTGCAGAAAATGCTATATATGACCCAGAGTTCAATGAAAAACACGTTAAAATTGCAGGATTCGGTGGTCAGGGTGTTTTAAGCATGGGTTTAACTCTTGCAGAAGCAGCTTGTAGTTCAAGAAACAATGTGTCTTGGTATCCTTCATACGGTCCAGAACAAAGAGGTGGAACCTCAAACTGTTCCGTTGTAATTTCTGGAAAGGATATCGGTTCACCAGTAGTTTATGCTCCTGATTTATTGGTTGCATTCAATAGGCCGTCATTAGAAAGCTTTGCAAAAGATGTAAAAGAAGGCGGAATCATATTATGTGATGAAAACATCGGAAATATCAATGAATTAAATTTGGAAGTTCCAAAAGATGTTAAAATTATAAGCGTACCTGCTTTAAAACTTGCAAGAGAAATGGGTAATGAAAGAGCTATGAACACGGTTATGTTGGGCGTAATCATGGCATTAAATACAACAGGATTAACAAAAGAGACTTTTGTTAGTGCAATTGAAAAAACGTTTGCTAAAAAGCCTAAATTAATACCTATGAACGTTAATGTATTAGAAGCAGGCGAAAAATGGGCAAAAGAGAATTTAAATTAA
- a CDS encoding ABC transporter ATP-binding protein: MIVSVDGVEFKYKCSKILENIQFDVDEGQVVSILGVNGAGKSTLLKCINRIISPKKGTIMIDNNSLDTLGRLDLAKKVGYVPQRSEGNYMTVFDTLLLGRKPHIKWEVSNNDIEITERVLKLLDLEKHALRNTNELSGGELQKVIIGRALVQEPKVILLDEPTNNLDLKNQLEVMKIIKDISRTQNITSIIVMHDLNLALQYSDKFLLLKDGNIYAEGGNETINSESIEKVYGVEAGIHDINGVKMVIPLY, encoded by the coding sequence ATGATAGTTTCAGTAGATGGGGTAGAATTTAAATACAAATGTTCTAAAATACTTGAAAATATACAATTTGACGTAGATGAAGGACAAGTGGTTTCAATATTGGGCGTAAACGGTGCTGGAAAAAGTACTTTATTAAAATGTATAAACAGAATCATAAGCCCTAAAAAAGGAACCATTATGATTGATAATAACAGTTTGGATACATTGGGTAGGTTAGATCTTGCCAAAAAAGTTGGGTATGTCCCACAAAGGTCAGAAGGTAATTATATGACCGTATTTGATACTTTACTATTGGGTAGAAAACCACACATAAAATGGGAAGTTTCAAACAATGATATAGAAATAACCGAGAGAGTTTTAAAACTTTTGGATCTTGAAAAGCACGCTTTAAGAAACACGAATGAATTAAGCGGCGGGGAATTACAAAAAGTGATCATCGGAAGAGCATTGGTTCAAGAACCTAAAGTAATTTTATTAGATGAACCTACAAACAATTTAGACCTTAAAAATCAGCTTGAAGTTATGAAAATTATTAAAGATATCTCAAGGACTCAAAATATAACCTCCATAATTGTTATGCACGATTTAAATCTTGCTTTACAGTATTCGGATAAATTTTTACTTTTAAAAGATGGTAATATTTACGCAGAAGGTGGCAATGAAACCATTAATAGTGAAAGTATCGAAAAAGTGTACGGTGTCGAAGCCGGCATACATGACATAAACGGCGTAAAAATGGTTATACCACTTTACTAA